From Hymenobacter sedentarius, a single genomic window includes:
- the panC gene encoding pantoate--beta-alanine ligase: MQILTTAAGLQAYTEQARQAGQRVGLVPTMGALHDGHLQLVQAARSECDEVIASIFVNPTQFNNAEDFRLYPRVPEADAALLIPAGCTALFVPSVAEMYPQPTVLRFDFGALERVMEGAHRPGHFNGVATVVSKLFHMARPHRAYFGQKDWQQVAVIRQLVADLSFDLEILACPTIREADGLAMSSRNRRLDPASRAAAPLLHKVLAAAAEQVRQGVPPAQVRAEAEAALTREPLVTPEYFEVADAQTLQPLEAYVAGRAVVLCLAAHLGGVRLIDNVVVEA, translated from the coding sequence ATGCAGATACTTACTACCGCCGCCGGGTTGCAAGCTTACACGGAACAAGCTCGCCAGGCCGGCCAACGGGTGGGCCTGGTGCCCACCATGGGCGCCCTGCACGACGGCCACCTTCAGCTAGTACAAGCCGCCCGCTCCGAATGCGACGAGGTGATTGCCAGCATTTTCGTCAACCCCACGCAGTTCAACAATGCCGAGGATTTCCGGCTGTACCCCCGCGTGCCCGAGGCCGACGCGGCCCTGCTGATACCGGCCGGCTGCACGGCACTCTTTGTCCCTTCGGTGGCTGAAATGTACCCCCAGCCCACCGTGCTCCGGTTCGACTTTGGAGCCCTGGAGCGGGTTATGGAGGGGGCGCACCGGCCTGGTCATTTCAACGGGGTGGCCACGGTGGTGAGCAAACTTTTTCATATGGCGCGCCCCCACCGCGCTTATTTCGGTCAGAAAGATTGGCAGCAGGTAGCCGTGATTCGTCAGCTGGTCGCCGACCTGTCCTTTGACCTGGAAATCCTGGCCTGCCCCACCATTCGAGAGGCCGACGGGCTGGCCATGTCTTCCCGCAACCGCCGGCTGGACCCAGCCTCCCGCGCCGCCGCGCCCCTGCTGCACAAAGTACTGGCCGCCGCGGCCGAGCAGGTGCGGCAAGGTGTGCCCCCCGCCCAAGTGCGCGCCGAAGCAGAAGCGGCCCTGACGCGCGAGCCCCTGGTTACCCCCGAATACTTTGAGGTCGCCGATGCGCAGACGCTGCAGCCGTTGGAAGCGTACGTGGCCGGCCGGGCCGTGGTGCTGTGCCTGGCAGCCCACCTGGGTGGGGTGCGGCTTATCGACAACGTGGTAGTAGAGGCCTGA
- a CDS encoding lysylphosphatidylglycerol synthase transmembrane domain-containing protein: MKTFLTTFKYALLLSISVALMWYAVRGQDLSRIGHYIATANYFWLALTMTLSVLGYLSRAYRWQMQLKASQTPAPYWSVYHAMMVGYLANLVLPRMGEVIRCSVLRRTSGVPVQVALGTVVTERVIDVVVLLGLLGSILLLDFNTFWDFVTKQLLGGQYDTLARNRTPLLIAAVVGGILLLMVGYALFRNLERLRQNAFFNKAILFIKGLLAGVFSILKMERKAVFLLHTLFTWLVYYLMDYLAFFCFPETYSLDMRAGLAVLTFGAFGMAAPVAGGIGPFHVMVQGILLAYGVSKEAGIAYALVVHGAQTLLVVVMGGISFVAVAATDKGNILTEAEALADEPLTTNNE, encoded by the coding sequence TTGAAGACCTTTCTCACAACCTTTAAATACGCGTTGCTGCTGAGTATCTCGGTGGCGCTGATGTGGTATGCAGTACGGGGGCAAGATCTATCGCGCATCGGCCACTACATCGCTACGGCCAACTACTTCTGGCTGGCTTTGACCATGACGCTCTCGGTGTTGGGCTATTTGAGCCGCGCCTACCGGTGGCAAATGCAGCTCAAGGCTTCGCAGACCCCCGCGCCCTACTGGTCTGTGTACCATGCCATGATGGTTGGTTACTTAGCCAATCTGGTGCTCCCGCGCATGGGCGAGGTCATCCGATGCTCCGTGTTGCGGCGCACGAGCGGCGTACCAGTTCAGGTGGCCTTGGGTACCGTTGTGACCGAGCGCGTGATTGACGTAGTCGTCCTCTTAGGGCTGCTCGGAAGCATATTGCTATTGGACTTCAACACCTTCTGGGATTTTGTGACCAAGCAACTACTGGGGGGACAATACGATACCCTTGCCCGCAACCGTACGCCCCTGCTGATTGCCGCCGTGGTCGGGGGCATACTGCTTCTGATGGTGGGCTATGCCCTATTTCGCAACTTGGAGCGGCTACGGCAAAATGCCTTTTTTAATAAGGCAATACTATTTATAAAAGGCTTGCTGGCAGGGGTTTTTAGTATTTTGAAGATGGAGCGCAAGGCCGTTTTCCTGCTGCATACGCTTTTTACCTGGCTGGTGTACTACCTGATGGATTACCTCGCCTTTTTCTGCTTCCCCGAAACCTACAGCCTTGACATGAGGGCAGGGCTTGCGGTGCTCACTTTCGGGGCCTTTGGCATGGCGGCACCCGTGGCGGGCGGCATCGGGCCGTTTCACGTTATGGTGCAGGGCATATTGCTGGCATATGGGGTGAGCAAGGAGGCCGGCATTGCCTATGCGCTGGTGGTGCACGGCGCCCAGACACTATTGGTCGTCGTGATGGGTGGCATCAGCTTTGTTGCGGTGGCCGCTACTGATAAGGGCAATATATTAACCGAGGCAGAAGCGTTGGCGGATGAACCATTGACAACAAACAATGAGTAA
- a CDS encoding DUF349 domain-containing protein has translation MEPTDPLLAEAKRYGYVEAGGVWLRPVLGQPARQIGLVKESDDAALLYFAQRFEALRAKVDALLAKMEASDNKGSFLMKALHLKEQLLTYDGLGDFAALQRRLTEAEESISVTVARNREKNLATKIGFIHEAEALRDSVEWISASEKVKDLRQGWLKTGPVDKAMTDELETRFQTAIQEFFDRRKAFQSDKKAMTNRVQNRYRELIQQAENLKNSDQFETTSRQLKQLQQAWREVNGTLPKKQASELWTRFRAANNHFFERLKVHIAAQQASAGSPGAPASPDELLARKRALAERAEALMNIPPQEAIHQAKALQAEWKQVGTVRGEESDRIWQRFMVACDKIFELSALEYHLRKRVGGEPATSPAERARFRASTLRELLKDDQQELEVLRDNLDKLSPSAANDAFRQMLQTKIRSFERKIRTKNDLIALFSQQAQTAG, from the coding sequence ATGGAACCAACCGACCCCTTGCTGGCCGAAGCCAAGCGCTACGGCTACGTGGAAGCCGGCGGCGTGTGGCTGCGCCCAGTGCTGGGCCAGCCCGCCCGCCAAATAGGCCTGGTCAAAGAATCGGACGATGCCGCGCTGCTCTACTTTGCGCAGCGGTTCGAAGCCCTGCGCGCCAAAGTCGACGCGCTGCTGGCCAAAATGGAGGCGAGCGACAACAAAGGCTCGTTTCTGATGAAGGCCCTGCACCTGAAAGAGCAGCTGCTGACCTACGATGGCCTCGGCGACTTTGCCGCCTTGCAGCGCCGCCTGACCGAAGCCGAGGAATCCATTTCCGTGACCGTGGCCCGCAACCGGGAGAAAAACCTGGCTACCAAGATTGGCTTCATTCACGAAGCCGAAGCCCTGCGCGACAGCGTGGAGTGGATATCGGCCAGCGAGAAAGTGAAGGACCTGCGCCAGGGCTGGCTCAAGACCGGCCCCGTGGACAAGGCCATGACCGACGAGCTGGAAACCCGATTTCAGACGGCCATCCAAGAGTTCTTCGACCGCCGCAAAGCCTTCCAGTCCGACAAGAAGGCGATGACCAACCGGGTGCAGAACCGCTACCGCGAGCTCATTCAGCAAGCCGAAAACCTAAAGAACTCCGACCAGTTCGAAACCACCTCGCGCCAGCTCAAGCAGCTGCAGCAGGCCTGGCGCGAAGTGAATGGCACCCTGCCCAAGAAGCAGGCCTCCGAGTTGTGGACGCGCTTCCGGGCCGCCAACAACCATTTCTTTGAGCGGCTCAAGGTGCACATCGCGGCCCAGCAAGCCAGCGCCGGCAGCCCCGGTGCGCCGGCCTCGCCCGATGAACTGCTCGCCCGCAAGCGGGCCCTGGCCGAACGCGCCGAGGCCCTGATGAATATTCCCCCGCAGGAAGCCATTCACCAGGCCAAGGCCCTGCAAGCCGAATGGAAGCAGGTGGGCACCGTGCGCGGCGAGGAATCAGACCGCATCTGGCAGCGCTTTATGGTGGCCTGCGACAAGATTTTTGAGTTGAGCGCCCTCGAATACCATCTGCGCAAACGCGTGGGCGGCGAGCCTGCCACCTCGCCCGCCGAGCGCGCCCGCTTCCGGGCCAGCACCCTGCGCGAGCTGCTCAAAGACGACCAGCAGGAGCTGGAAGTACTGCGCGATAACCTCGACAAGCTCAGCCCTAGCGCCGCCAACGACGCCTTTCGCCAGATGCTGCAAACCAAAATCCGGTCGTTTGAGCGCAAGATTCGCACAAAAAACGACTTAATTGCCTTATTCAGCCAGCAAGCCCAAACCGCTGGCTAA
- a CDS encoding DUF2795 domain-containing protein gives MYWTLELASYLEDAPWPATKDELIDFSIRSGAPMEVVENLQALEDDGQPYENIEEVWPDYPTKEDFMFNEDEY, from the coding sequence ATGTATTGGACACTCGAACTCGCTTCCTACTTGGAAGATGCTCCCTGGCCCGCCACCAAAGACGAACTGATTGACTTTTCTATCCGCTCGGGTGCGCCCATGGAAGTGGTTGAGAACTTGCAAGCCTTGGAAGACGACGGCCAGCCCTACGAAAACATCGAGGAAGTATGGCCCGACTACCCGACCAAGGAAGACTTCATGTTCAACGAGGACGAGTACTAG
- a CDS encoding zinc metallopeptidase, giving the protein MYLLLILLMLVSFGIQWRLRSKFKQYAQVGLKSNLSGAQVAELMLADHGITDVRIISTQGRLTDHYNPTDKTVNLSEGVYAERSAAAAAIAAHECGHAVQHATAYSMLQFRSAMVPALSAVSTWMPWILLAGVVMINRSLIPLGVGIALFSLTTLFSFVTLPVEFDASRRALAWMDKRGVVTAQEHAMAKDALWWAAMTYVVAAISSLATLLYYVSIFMGGNRRN; this is encoded by the coding sequence ATGTATCTCCTTCTCATTCTGCTCATGCTGGTTAGCTTCGGCATTCAGTGGCGGCTGCGAAGCAAGTTCAAGCAATACGCCCAGGTTGGGCTGAAATCCAACCTGTCGGGCGCCCAAGTTGCGGAGCTGATGCTCGCCGACCACGGCATTACCGATGTGCGCATCATCAGCACCCAGGGCCGACTTACCGATCATTACAACCCCACCGATAAAACCGTGAACCTGAGCGAGGGCGTGTACGCCGAGCGCAGTGCCGCCGCGGCCGCCATTGCGGCCCACGAATGTGGCCACGCCGTGCAACACGCCACGGCCTACTCCATGCTCCAGTTTCGCTCGGCCATGGTGCCGGCCCTGAGTGCCGTGTCCACCTGGATGCCCTGGATACTGCTGGCCGGCGTGGTGATGATTAACCGCAGCCTGATTCCGCTGGGCGTGGGCATTGCGCTGTTCTCGCTCACCACGCTCTTTTCGTTTGTCACGCTGCCGGTAGAGTTCGATGCCTCGCGCCGGGCCCTGGCCTGGATGGACAAGCGCGGCGTGGTAACGGCTCAAGAGCACGCCATGGCCAAAGATGCTCTGTGGTGGGCCGCTATGACCTACGTGGTGGCTGCCATTAGCTCGCTGGCCACGCTGCTGTACTACGTCAGCATCTTCATGGGCGGCAATCGTCGCAACTAA
- a CDS encoding DUF4270 family protein, with product MNWLTSRSAPIVALAALALAGCDKGTDLNVDLPDTTSISTEYTEYKDPLLDVATVRIAPVQTLKTDHYLVGRLTDNVAGTTEARAFLNVVTGSANDSLPAKLTTPVLDSVVLVMGFDNVNGSATTPARFDVSSLQAPLDERQAYNSESVTPIGAALGQNLASRLDRTVQVVTDTTTKPATTKTVADQTLRLVMLRAAAVAAPFAPAPAVASPFFTDFFAKLRSAGTSFTQTRLDGLLKGLAIEPSAGYSSGIVSFGRSYNARLAFFFHDDAVAAPVPPKRRHWNSYSVFLGPVFSSAGGAAASDPRYYTSLKNNLTGTPLSALSDATQAVTAITLNGNSYVQEGIGLGTRVTFKGLDKLLITPGLTINRAELRAPIKPFSNSLYPNPQYLYALEVDANNKVLQRTVNFLPSDRVVQADGTNQLGISNPTVGNLVDAGTTQPYYNLLITSYLQAYLANKLEGQPTSLVLVPNIRTSTALSLNRAVLDAANISLRVYYSKR from the coding sequence ATGAATTGGCTAACTAGCCGCAGTGCTCCCATCGTGGCTTTGGCCGCCCTGGCCCTGGCCGGCTGCGACAAAGGCACTGACTTGAACGTGGACCTGCCCGATACCACGTCTATCAGCACCGAGTATACCGAGTACAAGGACCCGCTCCTAGATGTAGCCACCGTGCGCATCGCCCCGGTCCAAACCCTCAAAACTGACCATTACCTGGTAGGCCGGCTGACCGATAACGTCGCCGGCACGACCGAGGCGCGTGCTTTCCTGAACGTCGTGACCGGCAGCGCCAACGATTCGCTGCCGGCCAAGCTGACGACGCCCGTGCTCGATTCCGTGGTGCTGGTCATGGGCTTTGACAACGTGAACGGCAGCGCTACGACGCCCGCTCGCTTCGATGTCTCTAGCCTGCAGGCCCCGCTGGATGAGCGCCAGGCCTATAACAGTGAGTCTGTTACGCCTATTGGTGCGGCATTGGGCCAGAACCTGGCTAGCCGCCTCGACCGCACCGTGCAGGTGGTAACGGATACCACCACGAAGCCCGCCACCACGAAGACTGTGGCCGACCAAACGCTCCGTTTGGTCATGCTGCGCGCGGCGGCCGTTGCAGCCCCATTTGCGCCAGCTCCTGCGGTTGCTTCCCCGTTCTTCACCGACTTCTTTGCGAAGCTGCGCAGTGCTGGCACCAGCTTCACGCAGACGCGGCTCGACGGCTTGCTGAAAGGCTTGGCCATTGAGCCAAGCGCCGGCTATTCGTCGGGCATTGTCAGCTTTGGGCGGTCGTACAACGCCCGGCTGGCTTTCTTTTTTCACGATGATGCCGTTGCGGCGCCTGTGCCCCCCAAGCGTCGGCACTGGAATTCGTATTCGGTATTTCTCGGGCCGGTCTTCAGCAGTGCCGGTGGAGCCGCGGCCAGCGACCCGCGCTACTACACCAGCCTAAAGAATAATCTGACGGGTACTCCGCTCAGTGCCCTTTCCGACGCCACGCAGGCCGTAACCGCTATTACCCTAAACGGCAATAGCTATGTCCAGGAGGGCATCGGCCTCGGTACCCGCGTGACGTTTAAAGGCTTGGACAAATTACTTATTACCCCGGGCCTGACCATCAACCGGGCCGAGTTGCGAGCACCGATAAAGCCATTTAGCAACTCGCTTTACCCCAATCCTCAGTACCTCTATGCATTGGAGGTAGATGCAAACAATAAGGTACTGCAGCGCACGGTTAACTTTCTGCCCTCCGACCGGGTGGTGCAGGCAGATGGCACCAATCAGCTGGGGATAAGCAACCCAACCGTCGGTAATCTGGTAGACGCTGGCACCACACAGCCTTATTACAATCTATTAATCACCAGCTATTTGCAGGCATACCTAGCAAATAAACTGGAGGGCCAACCCACTTCGTTGGTACTCGTGCCGAACATTCGCACGTCAACTGCGTTGTCGCTAAACAGAGCAGTACTCGACGCAGCGAACATTAGCTTGCGCGTTTACTATTCCAAGCGGTAA
- the ettA gene encoding energy-dependent translational throttle protein EttA yields MSDQTIIFSMAGVSKIYPPQKQVLKNIYLSFFYGAKIGVLGLNGSGKSSLLKIIAGVDKQFQGEVVFSPGYSVGYLEQEPLLDPTKTVREVVEEGVAETVAMLKEFDEINEAFGAEDADFDKLLDRQGKVQERLDQLDAWNLDSKLERAMDALRTPAQEAIIGNLSGGEKRRVALCRLLLQEPDVLLLDEPTNHLDAESVLWLEQHLQQYKGTVIAVTHDRYFLDNVAGWILELDRGSGIPWKGNYSSWLEQKTDRMAREENTESKRMKTLQRELDWVRMSPKARQSKGKARLANYDKLASEEAKDKEQKLELFIPDGPRLGAQVIEAEGITKAFGDKLLFENLSFSLPQGGIVGIIGPNGAGKTTLFRLITHQLEPDAGTFEVGPTVQTAYIDQQHDTLDPNKTVFDTITGGTETMLLAGRPVNSRAYVSKFNFGGGDQEKKVGMLSGGEKNRVHLAMTLKQGANLLLLDEPTNDLDVNAIRALEDALENFAGCAVIISHDRWFLDRLATHILAFEGDSEVVWFEGNFTDYEEAKRKRLGDVEPKRVRYKKLS; encoded by the coding sequence ATGAGTGACCAGACCATCATCTTCAGCATGGCCGGCGTAAGTAAAATTTACCCGCCCCAAAAGCAAGTACTTAAGAATATTTATCTCTCGTTTTTCTACGGCGCCAAAATCGGCGTGCTGGGCCTGAACGGCTCGGGCAAGTCGAGTTTGCTGAAAATCATTGCTGGGGTCGACAAGCAGTTTCAGGGCGAAGTGGTGTTTTCGCCGGGCTACTCGGTGGGCTACCTCGAGCAGGAGCCCCTGCTCGACCCCACCAAAACGGTGCGCGAAGTGGTGGAAGAAGGCGTGGCCGAAACGGTGGCCATGCTGAAGGAATTCGACGAAATCAACGAAGCCTTCGGGGCCGAAGACGCCGACTTCGACAAGCTGCTCGACCGCCAGGGCAAGGTGCAGGAGCGTCTGGACCAGCTCGACGCCTGGAACCTCGACTCCAAGCTGGAGCGCGCCATGGACGCGCTGCGCACCCCGGCTCAGGAAGCCATCATCGGCAACCTCTCCGGCGGTGAGAAGCGCCGCGTGGCCCTGTGCCGCCTGCTGCTGCAAGAACCCGACGTGCTGCTGCTCGACGAACCCACCAACCACCTCGACGCCGAAAGCGTGCTCTGGCTCGAGCAGCACCTGCAGCAATACAAAGGCACGGTCATCGCCGTGACCCACGACCGGTACTTCCTCGACAACGTGGCCGGCTGGATTCTGGAGCTTGACCGCGGCTCGGGCATTCCGTGGAAGGGCAACTACTCCAGCTGGCTGGAGCAAAAAACCGACCGCATGGCCCGCGAGGAAAACACCGAAAGCAAGCGCATGAAAACCCTGCAGCGCGAGCTGGACTGGGTGCGGATGTCGCCCAAAGCCCGGCAGTCCAAAGGCAAAGCCCGCCTGGCCAACTACGACAAGCTGGCCAGCGAAGAAGCCAAAGACAAGGAGCAGAAGCTGGAGCTGTTCATCCCTGATGGCCCGCGCCTGGGTGCCCAGGTTATTGAAGCCGAGGGCATCACCAAAGCGTTTGGCGACAAGCTGCTGTTTGAAAACCTGAGCTTCTCGCTGCCCCAGGGCGGCATTGTGGGCATCATCGGGCCCAACGGTGCGGGCAAAACCACGCTGTTCCGCCTCATCACCCACCAGCTAGAGCCCGACGCAGGCACCTTTGAAGTGGGCCCCACGGTGCAGACGGCGTACATCGACCAGCAGCACGACACGCTGGACCCGAACAAGACGGTGTTCGACACCATCACGGGCGGCACCGAAACCATGCTGCTGGCCGGCCGTCCGGTGAACTCCCGCGCCTACGTGAGCAAGTTCAACTTTGGCGGCGGCGACCAGGAGAAGAAGGTCGGCATGCTATCGGGCGGCGAGAAAAACCGCGTGCACCTGGCCATGACCCTGAAGCAAGGCGCCAACCTACTGCTGCTTGACGAACCTACCAACGACCTGGACGTGAACGCCATTCGCGCGCTGGAAGATGCCCTGGAGAACTTTGCCGGCTGCGCCGTCATCATCAGCCACGACCGCTGGTTCCTGGACCGGCTGGCCACGCACATTCTGGCTTTCGAAGGCGATTCGGAGGTGGTGTGGTTCGAGGGCAACTTTACGGACTACGAGGAAGCCAAGCGCAAACGCCTCGGCGATGTCGAGCCAAAGCGGGTACGCTATAAGAAATTGAGCTAA
- a CDS encoding ABC transporter ATP-binding protein → MLVRNLFLCLPAPAFVAIVGHNGSGKTTLFRVLTGQLPYQGSVRLFGQEVRGLRRAAAAGLLGYLPQRGRVDFSISARELVVMGRYRHHGLLSAYATADYALADAALQRVGVAHLAQRDFTELSGGEQQLVWLAQLSLQDAQVYLLDEPTQQLDVYYRRQVFGLVHSWAKEQGKTVLCSTHDLDNLPELTGYLLNLSEPEPQLRPISTATVQAAREWLEQPPAICFA, encoded by the coding sequence GTGCTGGTCCGCAACCTTTTTTTGTGCCTGCCCGCGCCCGCCTTCGTGGCCATCGTAGGCCACAATGGCAGCGGCAAAACCACGCTGTTCCGGGTGCTCACGGGCCAGCTGCCCTATCAGGGCAGCGTCCGGCTGTTTGGGCAGGAAGTGCGTGGCCTGCGCCGGGCCGCCGCAGCCGGGTTATTGGGCTATTTGCCGCAGCGTGGCCGCGTCGATTTCTCTATCTCAGCGCGGGAATTGGTGGTGATGGGCCGCTACCGCCACCACGGCCTGCTAAGCGCCTACGCCACCGCCGATTATGCCCTGGCCGATGCGGCTTTGCAGCGCGTAGGGGTAGCGCATCTGGCCCAGCGGGACTTCACCGAGCTTTCTGGTGGTGAGCAGCAGCTGGTGTGGCTGGCTCAACTCAGCCTGCAGGATGCCCAAGTGTACCTGCTTGACGAGCCCACCCAGCAGCTCGACGTGTACTACCGCCGTCAGGTATTCGGCCTCGTGCACAGTTGGGCCAAAGAACAGGGCAAGACCGTGCTCTGCAGCACTCACGACCTCGATAATCTGCCGGAGCTAACGGGCTACCTGCTCAACCTCTCGGAGCCTGAGCCACAGCTACGGCCCATTTCTACCGCCACGGTGCAGGCCGCCCGCGAGTGGCTGGAACAACCGCCGGCAATATGCTTTGCTTAA
- a CDS encoding glycogen/starch synthase: MSKLRILYAATEIDPFLQTTKVAEMLRRLPASMQEMGCEIRIFVPRFGIINERKNRLHEVVRLSGINIAVGDDEKPLVIKVASIPTAKLQVYFIDNEDYFHRKSALVDKNDKFYADNDERAIFFCKGVLETVKKLGWSPNIVHCSDWMTGLIPLYLKTTYKKDPVFKDAKSVFSIYNNEFSDKFEGNILEKAKMLDIDDQMLASLKTADFSGFIKMGMEYADSVVRSDEDFSDNMNGMFTEYALHNRLSQVATDENLHSSYLALYNELAN, encoded by the coding sequence ATGTCGAAGCTACGAATCCTTTACGCGGCCACCGAAATTGACCCGTTTCTGCAGACCACGAAAGTGGCTGAAATGCTGCGTCGGCTCCCCGCCAGCATGCAGGAGATGGGATGCGAAATCCGCATTTTCGTACCACGTTTTGGCATTATCAACGAGCGCAAAAACCGGTTGCACGAAGTAGTGCGCCTCTCGGGCATCAATATTGCCGTGGGGGACGATGAGAAGCCTTTGGTTATCAAAGTCGCTTCTATCCCGACGGCCAAGCTGCAGGTTTACTTTATCGACAACGAAGATTATTTCCATCGCAAGTCGGCCCTGGTCGACAAAAACGACAAGTTTTACGCCGACAACGACGAGCGCGCCATTTTCTTCTGCAAAGGTGTGCTCGAGACGGTAAAGAAATTGGGCTGGTCGCCCAACATCGTGCATTGCAGCGACTGGATGACGGGCCTGATTCCGCTCTACCTGAAAACCACCTACAAGAAAGACCCGGTGTTCAAGGATGCCAAGTCGGTGTTTTCGATTTATAATAACGAATTCTCGGACAAGTTTGAGGGCAACATCCTGGAGAAAGCCAAGATGCTGGACATCGACGACCAGATGCTGGCCTCGCTCAAAACGGCAGATTTTAGCGGGTTCATCAAAATGGGCATGGAATATGCCGACAGTGTGGTGCGGTCCGACGAGGACTTCAGCGACAACATGAACGGCATGTTTACCGAATACGCCCTGCACAACCGGCTCAGCCAGGTAGCCACCGACGAAAATCTGCATTCTTCTTACCTAGCGCTTTACAATGAATTGGCTAACTAG
- the rfaE2 gene encoding D-glycero-beta-D-manno-heptose 1-phosphate adenylyltransferase gives MWTKDKIMTREALPAALANWRAQGCKVVFTNGCFDLLHLGHVDYLEHARHLGDALVVGLNTDASVGALKPGRPIQDEEARARILASLAFVDAVVLFGEPTPLALIELVQPDVLVKGDDYAIDGIVGHESVLNRGGQVLTVPLVPGYSTSRIVERILGS, from the coding sequence ATGTGGACGAAAGACAAAATAATGACCCGGGAGGCCCTGCCTGCTGCGCTGGCCAACTGGCGGGCGCAGGGCTGCAAAGTGGTGTTCACCAACGGCTGCTTCGACTTGCTGCACCTGGGCCACGTCGATTACCTGGAACACGCCCGGCACCTGGGCGACGCCCTGGTCGTCGGCCTTAATACGGATGCCTCGGTGGGAGCCCTCAAGCCCGGGCGGCCCATTCAGGACGAAGAGGCGCGGGCTCGTATTCTGGCCTCGTTGGCCTTTGTCGATGCCGTAGTATTGTTTGGCGAGCCCACGCCGCTGGCCCTGATTGAGCTGGTGCAGCCCGACGTGCTGGTGAAGGGCGACGACTACGCTATTGACGGAATTGTGGGCCACGAATCCGTGTTAAATAGAGGCGGGCAAGTACTGACCGTGCCGCTGGTACCGGGCTATAGCACCTCCCGCATCGTCGAGCGGATTCTGGGCTCGTAG